CCCGGCGGCTTCTCCTATGGCGATTACCTGCGCTGTGGCGCCATCGCGGCGCGCGCGCCGGTGATGGATGCGGTGCGCGACTATGCGGCCAGGGGCGGGCTCGTGCTCGGCGTCTGCAACGGTTTCCAGATTCTCTGCGAGTCCGGCCTGTTGCCGGGCGTGCTGATGCGCAATGCGCGGCTCAAGTTCATTTGTCACGACGTGCATCTGCGCGTCGAACGCTCCGATACGCCGTTCACCCGCGGCTACAACGCCGGCCAGGTGATCCGCGTGCCGGTCGCCCATGGCGAGGGCAATTACGAGGCGGATGAAGAGACCATCAAGCGCCTCGAGGGCGAGGGGCGAGTGCTCTATCGCTACTGCTCGGCCGAAGGCGTCGTCGACGAGGCCTACAACATCAACGGCGCGGCGCATTCCATTGCCGGCATCGTCAACGACAAGGGCAACGTGCTCGGCATGATGCCGCATCCGGAAAACCACGTCGAAGACATCATGGGCTGCACCGATGGGCGCGGCCTGTTCGCCGGCCTCGTCGCGCATCTCGACCGCGCGGCGTGAACCTCATCACGCGACATCGCGACTGACGAAGGGTTGTTCGATCGCGCGCGAAGATCCGCGCGATCCGAACAACTCTGGATTGTCGCATCGCGCCGGCATGCCATCAAAGGTGCCAGCGCCATTGATACGCGCGTCGGATTTCGCATGCCCGTTGCCCTGGTCGTCCTGCTGCTCGAAATCACGCTCATTTGGCACGCAGCGCGCACCGGGCGGTTGCGGCCTTGGGCGTTCATCATCCTGATGGTGCCGCTGATCGGCTCGCTGGCCTACATCGTCGTCGAGCTCATTCCCGAATGGTTTTCGAGCCCGCAGGCGCGGCAAGCCCGCCAGCGCTTCGCCGACCGGCTCGATCCGGAAAAGCGCTATCGCGAATTGCAGGATCGCCTCGCCGCGACCGACACCATCGCCAATCGCGCGGCGCTCGCCCAGGAATGCGTGAGGATCGCGCGGTTCGGCGAGGCCGAACGGCA
This region of Bradyrhizobium sp. CCGUVB1N3 genomic DNA includes:
- the purQ gene encoding phosphoribosylformylglycinamidine synthase subunit PurQ is translated as MKAAILVFPGINRERDMARALKLISGHEPAMVWHAETSLPAGTDLVVVPGGFSYGDYLRCGAIAARAPVMDAVRDYAARGGLVLGVCNGFQILCESGLLPGVLMRNARLKFICHDVHLRVERSDTPFTRGYNAGQVIRVPVAHGEGNYEADEETIKRLEGEGRVLYRYCSAEGVVDEAYNINGAAHSIAGIVNDKGNVLGMMPHPENHVEDIMGCTDGRGLFAGLVAHLDRAA